In Leptospira sp. WS58.C1, a single genomic region encodes these proteins:
- a CDS encoding SH3 domain-containing protein has protein sequence MKQILVFFDTFISLLILNCASVEKVEPRKIEKIMKVHAGGGLRLRIAPNIEAKKIDLVPDGDIVETFGETGEIEVQDGKQGRWVKVKWKKKDGYVFGGFLEFINVK, from the coding sequence ATGAAACAGATCCTTGTATTCTTTGATACTTTCATTTCTCTTTTGATTTTGAACTGCGCCTCCGTAGAAAAGGTAGAACCTCGTAAGATCGAAAAGATCATGAAGGTCCATGCGGGTGGAGGTCTTCGTTTGAGGATTGCTCCGAATATAGAAGCTAAAAAAATAGATCTGGTCCCGGACGGAGATATTGTCGAAACTTTCGGAGAGACCGGAGAGATTGAGGTCCAAGACGGTAAACAAGGTCGTTGGGTCAAAGTAAAGTGGAAGAAAAAAGACGGATACGTGTTCGGCGGATTTTTAGAATTTATCAACGTCAAATAA
- a CDS encoding PAS domain-containing protein codes for MNSIVYWFEELFASLPLPFLDIWGRFGYIVGIFLTICAYGGFTFNPAGKFGFGRQKQSWDTQAFLSIPFTFVFIFITGYIGSFIVLVPGAQTFESLKDLTVFLCILLFGYPALLAVPFAYGLSDLIEGVPPDFLFDWLLGYFINPSCFWVAYQLIGRDPDFKKLKTWGLYSIFVIIFMSIEPPLWGYICSEQFTREISYRNITPALFFTTGVTWVVAPFATLVALPLAKKYGLFWAEIPGHTRELILSYKEWYWQEEKIGKDGAPLPQGLPIRMFLVTPFILLVLIMVAATAYLTLRSSEAASGKLASRLHQEISENINLRLDDYLSHSIDKKTEEISLLLKNTNIARHGRAFILDRETRVVASSDLRFSNLGSASESGDPVIRNSILSILKDYRDLYSIKVAFQFRFDIVNAKPVSRETWLTQVTPYRDNAGQYDWIVITAMPASYYLEGVQIGNSESAKVFAVALTLSLLIAALLAGIVTSPIRKISRATRAMAEGDFSQRAPSSKLEEIGILAFSFNHMAEQLQEAFLRTKSSEQQYKDLVDTTPGVVWEADAATFNFTFVSKQAVDLLGYSVEEWKTPGFWADHIYSDDREEAVNFCVASTGRLEAHEFEYRFLKKDGTIIWLRDMVKVITEADKPKWLRGVMVDITERKNFEEKFLERNRFVESILDISPDILYIYDIREKRNVYCNIGVERLLGYSVEEIQGMGNFVLKTLMHPDEFEIHWAETIPKYLNALDKDVIEHQYRMRHKDGKWRWFVSRELIYMRDTEGVPIQIFGISNDITKSKEAEETILDLNANLERKIDQRTEELKRTNENLKESLEYQKKISEELKETQSQLLLSEKLAALGQLAAGMTHELNTPLGAIVSSNRAILDILYEEIKEIPDLLLSLNKVEVEHFKFLLDESLKEISQAEILPNRSLRRELVREFKEASVPDPENAVNMVLELGLHRLGEKLPELLKTENSLKLLEAVSSIASVVRFSNVISIATGKASYVVDALKNYLNPGTHNGEEELVPVDVEVELETIIALYHNKIKYGVEVIKHYRTNELCLGDPDKLNQVWINLLNNGLQAMNYKGKIEISIEKRESWIIVSFIDSGSGIAKEIQDKIFDPFFTTKNPGEGIGLGLDICKKIIEKMGGKIEFESEPGRTKFEVWLKSANRKKEESIGN; via the coding sequence GTGAATTCGATCGTTTACTGGTTTGAAGAATTATTTGCCTCTCTTCCTTTGCCCTTCTTGGATATTTGGGGAAGATTCGGCTATATAGTCGGGATCTTTCTGACGATTTGCGCCTACGGAGGTTTTACTTTTAATCCGGCAGGTAAATTCGGTTTCGGTCGCCAAAAACAAAGCTGGGACACTCAGGCTTTTTTAAGTATTCCGTTCACTTTTGTTTTTATATTTATAACCGGTTATATCGGCTCTTTTATCGTTTTAGTACCCGGAGCTCAGACCTTCGAATCCTTAAAGGATCTAACGGTCTTTCTTTGTATTCTTTTGTTCGGTTATCCTGCACTTCTTGCGGTACCTTTTGCATACGGACTTTCGGATCTGATAGAAGGTGTTCCGCCCGATTTTTTATTCGACTGGCTTTTAGGTTATTTTATCAATCCGTCTTGTTTCTGGGTCGCATATCAGTTGATCGGCAGGGACCCTGATTTTAAAAAATTGAAAACATGGGGATTATATTCGATTTTCGTAATTATCTTCATGAGTATCGAACCCCCGCTTTGGGGTTATATCTGTTCGGAACAATTTACTCGGGAGATCTCCTACCGAAATATTACTCCCGCTCTTTTTTTTACGACAGGAGTTACCTGGGTGGTCGCTCCTTTTGCTACGTTGGTCGCATTACCGCTTGCTAAAAAGTACGGATTATTTTGGGCCGAAATCCCCGGTCATACTAGAGAGCTGATCTTAAGTTATAAAGAATGGTATTGGCAGGAGGAAAAAATAGGAAAAGATGGGGCTCCCTTACCGCAAGGACTTCCTATTCGGATGTTCTTGGTCACCCCGTTCATTCTTTTGGTCCTGATAATGGTAGCCGCGACCGCTTATCTGACTTTGAGAAGTTCCGAAGCGGCTTCCGGAAAACTCGCTTCCAGATTGCACCAAGAGATCTCGGAAAATATCAATCTCCGGCTGGATGATTATTTGTCTCATTCTATCGATAAAAAAACGGAGGAGATCTCTCTTTTATTAAAAAATACGAATATAGCCAGACACGGAAGAGCTTTTATTTTGGATAGAGAGACTAGGGTCGTAGCTTCTTCCGATCTGCGTTTTAGTAACTTGGGGTCCGCTTCGGAGAGTGGGGATCCCGTAATACGAAATTCAATTCTTTCCATATTGAAGGATTACAGAGATCTGTATTCGATCAAAGTAGCATTCCAATTTAGATTCGATATAGTAAACGCAAAACCCGTATCCCGGGAGACTTGGCTTACTCAAGTAACTCCTTATCGGGACAATGCAGGACAGTACGATTGGATCGTGATCACGGCAATGCCTGCTTCTTATTATTTGGAAGGTGTGCAGATCGGAAATAGCGAATCAGCAAAAGTATTCGCAGTAGCTTTGACTCTTTCTCTTTTGATCGCCGCATTACTTGCCGGGATTGTTACATCGCCGATACGAAAGATTTCTCGGGCTACTCGTGCAATGGCAGAAGGGGACTTCTCCCAAAGAGCTCCTAGCAGTAAACTGGAAGAAATCGGGATCCTTGCATTTTCTTTTAATCATATGGCGGAACAGTTGCAAGAGGCCTTCCTGAGAACAAAGTCCAGTGAGCAGCAATACAAAGATCTTGTGGATACGACCCCGGGAGTTGTCTGGGAAGCGGATGCAGCCACATTTAATTTTACATTCGTGAGTAAACAGGCCGTGGATCTACTCGGGTATTCCGTAGAAGAATGGAAAACTCCCGGTTTTTGGGCGGATCATATCTATTCGGACGATAGAGAGGAAGCGGTGAATTTTTGTGTGGCTTCTACAGGAAGATTGGAAGCTCACGAATTCGAATATAGGTTCTTGAAAAAGGACGGAACTATCATTTGGCTCAGAGATATGGTGAAGGTGATCACCGAAGCGGATAAGCCGAAATGGCTTCGTGGAGTAATGGTAGATATTACCGAACGGAAAAATTTCGAAGAGAAGTTTTTGGAGAGGAATAGATTTGTCGAATCGATATTGGATATCTCTCCTGATATATTATATATTTATGATATTAGGGAGAAGAGGAACGTATACTGCAATATCGGTGTGGAGAGATTATTGGGTTATTCCGTGGAAGAAATCCAAGGAATGGGAAATTTCGTTCTTAAGACGCTGATGCATCCGGATGAATTTGAGATACATTGGGCCGAGACCATTCCGAAATATCTGAATGCCTTGGACAAGGATGTAATAGAACACCAATATAGGATGCGGCATAAGGATGGAAAATGGCGTTGGTTTGTATCCAGAGAGTTGATCTACATGAGAGATACGGAAGGAGTCCCGATCCAAATCTTCGGGATCTCCAATGATATAACGAAGAGTAAAGAAGCGGAAGAGACTATCCTGGATCTGAACGCAAACTTGGAACGTAAGATCGATCAAAGAACGGAAGAATTAAAAAGAACAAACGAAAATCTCAAAGAATCTTTGGAATACCAGAAAAAGATCTCCGAAGAACTGAAAGAAACACAAAGCCAACTTCTTCTTTCGGAAAAGTTGGCAGCTTTAGGTCAACTTGCTGCGGGAATGACCCATGAGTTAAACACTCCTTTGGGCGCTATTGTTTCGTCCAATCGTGCCATTTTGGATATTTTGTACGAAGAGATCAAAGAAATCCCTGACCTTCTTCTTAGTTTAAATAAAGTAGAGGTGGAACATTTCAAATTTCTATTAGATGAAAGTTTAAAGGAAATTTCCCAGGCCGAGATACTGCCGAATCGGTCTTTGAGAAGGGAACTTGTTCGGGAATTCAAAGAAGCTTCGGTTCCGGATCCGGAGAATGCGGTAAATATGGTCCTAGAATTGGGGCTTCACAGACTAGGGGAAAAACTTCCTGAACTTCTGAAGACTGAAAATTCCCTGAAGTTATTGGAGGCGGTTTCTTCTATAGCATCCGTTGTGCGATTCAGTAATGTGATCTCAATCGCTACCGGAAAGGCGTCTTATGTGGTCGATGCTCTCAAAAATTATTTAAACCCAGGAACACATAACGGAGAAGAGGAACTTGTCCCGGTTGACGTAGAAGTGGAGCTGGAAACGATCATCGCACTATATCATAATAAGATCAAATACGGGGTCGAAGTAATTAAACATTATCGGACGAACGAGCTTTGTTTGGGAGATCCGGATAAGTTGAACCAAGTATGGATCAATCTATTAAATAATGGATTGCAGGCCATGAACTATAAGGGTAAAATCGAAATTTCGATAGAGAAAAGAGAATCCTGGATTATAGTCTCCTTCATCGATTCCGGCTCTGGAATTGCTAAAGAGATCCAGGACAAAATTTTCGATCCATTCTTCACTACTAAAAATCCTGGAGAAGGTATCGGCTTAGGTTTGGATATCTGCAAAAAGATCATAGAGAAGATGGGCGGGAAAATAGAATTTGAAAGCGAACCTGGACGTACCAAGTTCGAAGTTTGGCTGAAATCGGCAAACCGTAAAAAAGAGGAATCTATTGGAAACTGA